The Balearica regulorum gibbericeps isolate bBalReg1 chromosome 5, bBalReg1.pri, whole genome shotgun sequence genome window below encodes:
- the RAG2 gene encoding V(D)J recombination-activating protein 2, whose translation MAQSADEMSLQVVSAVSNSSLLQPGFSLLNFDGHVFFFGQKGWPKRSCPTGVFLLDIKQNELKMKPAFFSKDSCYLPPLRYPALCTLRVNAESDEYQYIIHGGKTPNNDLSDKIYVISLVSKNSKKTTFQCVEKDLGGDVPEARYGHTINIVHSRGKSMSVIFGGRSYTPLAQRTTEKWNSVVDCLPSVFLIDFEFGCCTSYILPELQDGLSFHVSVARNDTIYILGGHSLQNNTRAPSLYKLKVDLPLGSPAVTCTILPGGISVSSAIVTQTGDTEFVLVGGYQSDNQKRLVCNTIVLEDDKIEIVERASPDWTPDIKHCKMWFGCDMGKGSVLLGIPGANKQLISDANYFYILRCKGAEAGNEEELTTQSCSQTSTEDPGDSTPFEDSEEFCFSAEANSFDIDDTDTYNEDDEEDESETGYWITCSASCNIDINTWVPFYSTELNKPAMILCSSGAGHWVHAQCMDLSESMLLRLSEANVKYFCNEHVDLNKGLQTPKKVVRLKKQPMKPLRKKTTMKLTTPTKKSFLRRLFE comes from the coding sequence ATGGCCCAGTCAGCAGATGAAATGTCACTGCAGGTGGTATCTGCCGTCAGTAATTCATCCTTGCTTCAGCCAGGCTTCTCTCTCCTGAATTTTGATgggcatgttttcttttttgggcAGAAAGGGTGGCCAAAGAGATCCTGTCCCACTGGTGTTTTCCTCCTTGATATAAAGCAGAATGAGCTCAAAATGAAACCTGCCTTCTTCTCTAAAGACTCCTGTTACCTCCCCCCTCTCCGCTACCCTGCTCTTTGCACACTCAGAGTCAATGCAGAGTCTGACGAGTACCAGTATATCATCCATGGTGGGAAAACACCTAACAACGACCTTTCTGATAAGATTTACGTTATAAGTCTGGTAAgcaaaaatagcaagaaaaccACATTCCAATGCGTTGAGAAAGACCTGGGTGGAGATGTCCCTGAAGCTAGATATGGGCATACAATTAACATAGTTCATAGCCGGGGAAAAAGCATGAGCGTTATATTTGGAGGCAGATCATACACTCCTCTTGCACAAAGAACCACTGAAAAATGGAACAGCGTAGTTGACTGTTTGCCATCTGTGTTTCTCATTGATTTTGAGTTTGGATGCTGTACATCATACATACTTCCAGAGCTTCAAGATGGACTATCTTTCCATGTTTCAGTTGCCAGAAATGATACAATCTACATTTTGGGAGGCCATTCACTTCAAAATAACACCAGGGCCCCCAGCTTGTACAAGCTAAAAGTTGATCTCCCACTGGGCAGCCCAGCTGTGACCTGCACCATCTTGCCAGGGGGAATATCTGTGTCAAGTGCTATAGTGACTCAAACCGGTGATACCGAATTTGTCCTTGTTGGGGGCTACCAGTCTGACAACCAGAAACGGTTGGTGTGTAACACCATAGTTCTGGAAGATGATAAGATAGAGATTGTTGAGAGGGCGAGCCCAGACTGGACACCAGATATTAAACACTGCAAAATGTGGTTTGGCTGTGATATGGGCAAAGGGTCTGTATTGCTGGGCATTCCAGGAGCCAACAAACAGTTAATCTCAGATGCAAACTACTTCTACATTTTGAGATGCAAAGGAGCAGAAGCGGGCAATGAAGAAGAACTGACAACACAAAGTTGCAGTCAGACATCAACCGAAGACCCTGGAGATTCCACTCCATTTGAAGATTCAGAAGAGTTTTGTTTTAGTGCTGAAGCCAATAGCTTTGATATTGATGATACTGACACTTAcaatgaagatgatgaagaagaTGAATCAGAAACAGGCTACTGGATCACCTGCTCTGCCAGTTGCAATATTGACATTAACACCTGGGTCCCTTTCTATTCAACAGAACTCAACAAGCCCGCAATGATCCTGTGTTCCAGCGGGGCTGGCCACTGGGTCCACGCGCAATGCATGGATCTCTCAGAGAGCATGCTCCTACGTCTCTCAGAAGCAAATGTCAAGTACTTCTGCAACGAGCATGTTGACCTTAATAAAGGGCTACAAACTCCCAAAAAGGTAGTGCGCCTGAAAAAGCAACCCATGAAACCATTGCGCAAAAAGACAACCATGAAGTTAACAACGCCCACGAAAAAGTCCTTTCTTCGGAGATTGTTTGAATAG
- the RAG1 gene encoding V(D)J recombination-activating protein 1 — protein sequence MSVASQMDLPEELQHPYTKFSEWKFKLFKVRSFEKTSDDSQHINKDQTEEVASSNKEIILHKDEAVPRGEKMDLMGNRQALEKDANDMKIQDNKAHQNNLKQLCRICGVSFKTDCYKRTHPVHGPVDDETLCLLRKKEKKATSWPDLITKVFKIDVRGDVDTIHPTRFCHNCWSIIHRKFSNTPCEVYFPRNSTMEWQPHSPNCDVCHTISRGVKRKSHPPSVQHGKRVKTIAEHARINRGVKNQAQINNKNLMKEIVNCKNIHLSTKLLAVDYPVDFIKSISCQICEHILADPVETTCRHLFCRTCILKCIKVMGSYCPSCWYPCFPTDLVTPVKSFLNILDSLGIRCPVKECDEEILHAKYGHHLSSHKEMKGRELYSHINKGGRPRQHLLSLTRRAQKHRLRELKRQVKAFAEKEEGGDIKAVCMTLFLLALRAKNEHRQADELEAIMQGRGSGLHPAVCLAIRVNTFLSCSQYHKMYRTVKAVTGRQIFQPLHALRTAEKALLPGYHPFEWKPPLKNVSTNTEVGIIDGLSGLPLSIDDYPVDTIAKRFRYDAALVCALKDMEEEVLEGMKAKNLDDYLSGPFTVVIKESCDGMGDVSEKHGSGPAVPEKAVRFSFTVMNISIAHGNESKRIFEEVKPNSELCCKPLCLMLADESDHETLTAILSPLIAEREAMKNSELLLEMGGILRTFKFIFRGTGYDEKLVREVEGLEASGSTYICTLCDATRLEASQNLVFHSITRSHAENLERYEIWRSNPYHESVDELRDRVKGVSAKPFIETVPSIDALHCDIGNATEFYRIFQMEIGEVYKNPDASKEERKRWQLTLDKHLRKKMNLKPMMRMSGNFARKLMSKETVEAVCELIKCEERHEALKELMDLYLKMKPVWRSSCPAKECPELLCQYSYNSQRFAELLSTKFKYRYEGKITNYFHKTLAHVPEIIERDGSIGAWASEGNESGNKLFRRFRKMNARQSKCYEMEDVLKHHWLYTSKYLQKFMNAHKTLKSQGFTIDPEDNLGDSLPQEVLENNDSAEL from the coding sequence ATGTCAGTAGCATCACAAATGGATCTGCCTGAAGAACTTCAGCATCCATATACAAAATTTTCTGAATGGAAATTCAAGCTGTTTAAAGTGAGATCATTTGAAAAAACTTCTGATGACAGCCAGCACATAAACAAAGATCAGACAGAAGAGGTTGCTTCTTCAAACAAAGAAATCATACTGCATAAAGATGAAGCAGTGCCAAGAGGAGAAAAGATGGACTTAATGGGTAATAGGCAGGCACTTGAGAAAGATGCCAATGACATGAAAATACAAGACAATAAAGCTCATCAGAACAATCTGAAACAACTTTGCCGCATCTGTGgagtttcatttaaaactgattGTTACAAGAGAACTCATCCTGTGCATGGGCCAGTGGATGATGAGACTCTATGCcttctgagaaagaaagagaaaaaagcaacgTCTTGGCCAGATCTTATCACTAAGGTTTTTAAGATTGATGTGCGAGGGGATGTTGATACTATCCATCCCACTCGATTTTGTCACAACTGCTGGAGTATTATCCATAGAAAATTCAGTAATACTCCCTGTGAAGTATATTTTCCTAGGAACAGTACGATGGAGTGGCAACCCCACTCCCCAAACTGTGATGTGTGCCACACTATCAGTCGGGGAGTCAAGAGAAAAAGCCACCCACCCAGTGTGCAACATGGCAAACGTGTGAAGACCATTGCAGAACATGCTCGAATAAACAGAGGTGTAAAGAACCAAGCACagataaacaacaaaaatttaaTGAAAGAGATTGTCAATTGCAAGAATATACATCTCAGCACCAAGCTGCTTGCAGTTGATTACCCAGTAGATTTCATTAAATCCATCTCTTGCCAGATCTGTGAGCATATTCTGGCAGATCCAGTGGAAACAACATGTAGACACTTGTTTTGCAGAACTTGCATCCTTAAATGTATTAAGGTTATGGGCAGCTATTGCCCCTCCTGCTGGTATCCTTGCTTCCCTACTGATCTTGTAACACCAGTGAAATCTTTCCTGAACATCCTTGATAGCCTAGGTATAAGATGCCCTGTAAAGGAATGTGATGAAGAGATCTTGCATGCAAAATATGGCCACCATCTCTCCAGCCACAAGGAGATGAAAGGAAGAGAGCTCTACAGCCACATAAACAAAGGTGGCCGACCGAGGCAGCACCTCCTGTCTTTGACCAGGAGAGCTCAGAAACATCGTCTGAGAGAACTGAAACGTCAAGTCAAAGCTTTTGCTGAGAAAGAAGAAGGAGGCGATATAAAGGCTGTATGCATGACTTTGTTCCTGCTAGCTTTAAGAGCAAAAAATGAACACAGACAAGCAGATGAATTGGAGGCTATAATGCAAGGGAGGGGATCTGGACTTCACCCTGCTGTCTGCCTGGCAATCCGAGTCAACACGTTTCTCAGCTGTAGCCAATATCATAAAATGTATAGAACGGTAAAAGCTGTCACTGGGAGGCAGATCTTCCAGCCTTTGCATGCTCTTCGCACTGCTGAGAAAGCCCTCCTACCAGGTTATCATCCATTTGAGTGGAAACCTCCCTTGAAAAATGTATCCACGAACACAGAGGTGGGAATTATAGATGGACTATCAGGATTGCCACTTTCAATTGATGACTATCCAGTAGACACAATTGCAAAGAGATTTCGATATGATGCAGCCTTGGTTTGTGCCTTAAAGGACATGGAAGAGGAAGTCTTGGAAGGcatgaaagcaaaaaacctgGATGACTATTTGAGTGGTCCCTTCACTGTGGTAATAAAAGAGTCCTGTGATGGAATGGGAGATGTCAGTGAGAAGCATGGAAGTGGGCCTGCTGTTCCAGAGAAGGCTGTTCgcttttctttcacagtcaTGAACATTTCTATAGCACATGGGAATGAAAGCAAGAGGATCTTTGAAGAAGTAAAGCCCAATTCAGAGTTGTGTTGCAAGCCGTTGTGCCTTATGCTGGCTGATGAATCAGATCATGAAACTCTGACAGCAATCCTGAGCCCCCTCATAGCAGAAAGAGAGGCTATGAAAAACAGTGAACTGCTACTTGAAATGGGAGGCATCCTGAGAACATTCAAATTCATCTTTAGGGGCACAGGATATGATGAGAAACTTGTGCGGGAAGTGGAAGGGCTGGAGGCCTCAGGTTCCACTTACATTTGTACCCTGTGTGACGCAACCCGCCTGGAGGCATCACAGAATTTGGTCTTCCACTCCATAACCAGGAGTCATGCTGAAAATCTGGAGCGATATGAAATATGGAGGTCCAACCCATATCACGAATCTGTTGACGAGCTCCGTGACAGAGTGAAGGGTGTTTCAGCCAAACCTTTTATCGAGACTGTTCCCTCCATAGATGCATTGCACTGTGACATTGGCAACGCAACAGAATTCTACAGGATTTTCCAGATGGAGATCGGTGAAGTTTACAAGAACCCTGATGCGTctaaagaggagaggaagaggtggCAGTTGACTCTTGACAAACATCTCAGGAAGAAGATGAACTTGAAGCCTATGATGAGGATGAGTGGAAATTTTGCTAGAAAGCTCATGTCCAAAGAGACAGTAGAGGCAGTATGCGAATTAATAAAGTGTGAGGAAAGGCATGAAGCCCTAAAAGAACTAATGGACCTTTATCTGAAGATGAAACCAGTGTGGCGATCTTCATGCCCTGCCAAGGAGTGTCCAGAATTGCTGTGCCAGTATAGCTACAATTCACAGCGTTTTGCTGAGCTCCTCTCTACAAAGTTCAAGTACAGATATGAAGGGAAGATTACAAATTATTTCCACAAAACCCTTGCTCATGTTCCTGAAATCATTGAAAGAGACGGGTCCATTGGGGCCTGGGCAAGTGAAGGAAATGAGTCTGGAAACAAACTGTTTAGGAGGTTCCGAAAAATGAATGCCAGGCAGTCCAAATGCTATGAGATGGAGGATGTCTTGAAGCATCACTGGCTATATACCTCTAAGTACCTCCAGAAGTTCATGAATGCtcataaaacattaaaaagccaGGGCTTCACCATTGATCCAGAGGATAATTTAGGTGACTCCTTGCCACAGGAGGTCTTGGAAAACAATGATTCAGCGGAACTCTAA